Genomic segment of Syntrophomonadaceae bacterium:
CAAACAAGATGGAAAAGGAAGTGATTTGCACCCCGGAAGGCGTAACCCTGTTGACCAGGGCAAAAGCCTGGGAGTCAGTTACTACCAGCTTGGGCTTTAATCCCATGGTAAACACGGCAGATAACTGCTCCGGCTGTACTACTGCAGCCATGCAGCGATGGTCCAGCAAATCCCGCAATACCTGCACCTGCGGCAGGATGAGCCTGCCTTTCGGAGCCGCAGCGTCAATTGGCACCACCAATACCACTAAGTCTTCCGGTTGCAGCAAATCCCCGATGATCACCTGTTCCATCAATTCTGTCGGGGCTCTGCGAATTATCTCCATTTTCAGGTCTTCAATCCCGGCCCCCGTCAGCGCGCTGACAGGCACAAATGGGATCGCTAAAGCCTGGCTTAAAACTTCAAGGTCATCCCTCTTTCCCAGATCCGTCTTATTGACAACTCCAACAACCGGAATACCCTTGGCTTTAATCTGATCTAGCAACTGACGTTCCCAATCAGCAAACCCTAAGCCCTGATCGATCACCAACAAGGCCAGGTCAGTGCTGTTTAAAACCGCCATGGTGCGTTCTACCCTTAACCTGCCCAATTCGCCTTCGTCGTCTATGCCTGCGGTATCAATCAAAACCACCGGCCCGATCGGCAAGATTTCCATTGATTTATAAACCGGATCAGTGGTAGTGCCCGGGACCGGGGAGACCAGGGCAATATCTTGTTTGGTCAAGGCATTGATCAAACTGGATTTCCCCGTATTTCGCCGGCCAAATATGGCAATGAATAAGCGCATCCCTCGCGATGTAGCTTCCAAACTGCTCGCCCCCTATACAAAGACAGTACCAAAACTGCATACAATAGCGCTATCATAGTTAAAAAACAAAGGTCTTTACTCATAGTCTGCCTGGAATAGTCGAAAAACAATTCAATTCAAGAACCGTCCCCGGATTTACTGCCTGCCTTTGTCAGGGCAATTTTTGTTGTTACTCCAGGCAAACTGCCTAGTTTTCCTGTCAGAGCGCCAAGCTCGTCAGTATTGCCGTCAACAATCAGGGCTATTACCGATATCCCCCTGTCCCGGTAAGGAATACCCATCCTGCCCACAACCATGTGTCCATATTCGCTTAGGACAGCGTTAAGACGATTACAGATGTTTTCTCGCCCTTCAACAACAATGCCGACCACACCAAGCCGCTGTTCCATTTCTTAACCGCCTTCCTTCTTATTTTGTTTATGTGAGCTCAAGTGCATACTGCTTGCCAGCAAACCCTGTTAAAAAAACCCACCTCAGCAAGGTGGGTAAAAATGTTCTGCAAGAGAACTACCCCCTTGTGCTCAGGAACAACCCTTGCCCGCAGGAATCAAGTTTATTGCCCGTTCTAATAGTTTCTAGAATTTAGCCCTCGGGTGGTAATGGGTGTGCAACAGATCATGGGATTTATGCCCAAGAGGCTCGCCCAAAAACTCTTCATACAGTTTTTGTACCGCCGGGTTCAGGTGTGATTTCCGCATTGCCATCAATTCATCGGCGGTATAAGTGGCTTTAATCCGCTTAGCCCTGATCTCCATGTTGGTGGGAATTGGCTGGCCGCCGCCTCCGATACACCCGCCGGGGCAACACATGATCTCGATAAAGTGATAGTCTGCCGTACCATTTTTGACAGCCTCCATCAGTTTCCGGGCATTCCCAAGACCGTGGGCGACTGCTACCTTTACCGTTAAGCCAGCTAATTCGACAGCCGCTTCTTTAACTCCTTGCAGGCCCCTCACATCCTCAAATTCCACCGCCTGCAATTCCTGCTGGGTAACCAGTTCATAGGCAGTGCGCAGGGCAGCTTCCATAACTCCGCCGGTGGCGCCGAAAATAACACCAGCGCCGCTTGAGATGCCCAGGGGATCATCATAATCCTGGATGGGCAGCGCACTGAAGTTAATTCCAGCCTGACGCAACA
This window contains:
- a CDS encoding iron-only hydrogenase system regulator codes for the protein MEQRLGVVGIVVEGRENICNRLNAVLSEYGHMVVGRMGIPYRDRGISVIALIVDGNTDELGALTGKLGSLPGVTTKIALTKAGSKSGDGS
- the hydF gene encoding [FeFe] hydrogenase H-cluster maturation GTPase HydF gives rise to the protein MEATSRGMRLFIAIFGRRNTGKSSLINALTKQDIALVSPVPGTTTDPVYKSMEILPIGPVVLIDTAGIDDEGELGRLRVERTMAVLNSTDLALLVIDQGLGFADWERQLLDQIKAKGIPVVGVVNKTDLGKRDDLEVLSQALAIPFVPVSALTGAGIEDLKMEIIRRAPTELMEQVIIGDLLQPEDLVVLVVPIDAAAPKGRLILPQVQVLRDLLDHRCMAAVVQPEQLSAVFTMGLKPKLVVTDSQAFALVNRVTPSGVQITSFSILFARYKGDLATLVAGAKAIDRLQPGDRVLIAEACTHHRVKDDIGSVKLPKWLKDKAGGELNFEWSSGKGFPPNLTDYSLVIHCGACMINRREMLFRIMEARKAGVPIVNYGVAIAHLHGILSRTLTPFPKIKQLLEGDIA